CACGCCTCGCTGCTGCCGCGGTGGCGGGGGGCAGCGCCGATCCAGCACGCGATCCTCGGGGGGGATGCGGTCACCGGCGTCACGTTGATGCGAATCGAAGCCGGGCTCGACAGCGGTCCGATCTACGCGGCGCGCGAGACGCCGATCGGCGCGGACGAGACCGCCGGCGAGCTGCACGACCGGCTCGCCGAGCTCGGCGCCGCGCTCGCGGCGGAAACGCTCCCGCGGATCCTTGCCGGCACGATCGAGCCGATCCCGCAGGACGACACGGCGAAGACGTATGCCCCGAAGCTCGACAAGCGGGACGCGCGTCTCGATTGGCGCGCTCCCGCGATCGACCTCGCGCGGCGCGTGCGCGCGTTCAACCCCTGGCCGGTCGCGTACACGGTCGCCGACGACGGCCGCGTGATCCGGATTCTCGCGGCCGCGGCGCGGCCGGCGGCGCCCGAGGCCGAGCGGATCGCTCCGGGCCGCATCGTCGCGGCGGGTCGCGACGGCATCGACGTGGCGACCGGCGAAGGCGTGCTCAGGCTCTTGCGAATCCAGCCGCCGTCGTCGCGCGTGATGGACGCCGCGGCCTATCTCGCCGCGCATCGGCTGGACGGGGTGACGTTTGTCTGAGACGAGCGCGGCCGACTCGGGCGCGACCGCCGGCGCAGCCGCCCGGGCCGCGGCCGCGCGCGCCGTGGCGCGAGTCGTGGCCGGTGCGTCGCTCGACGACGCGCTCGCCGCGCTGCCGCCGCTCCCGGAGCGGGACGCGTCGCTCGCGCGGGCGCTCGCGTTCGGCGCCTGCCGGTGGCACCACCGCCTGGAGTGGCAGGCGTCGCGCCTCCTCGACCGGCCGCTGCCGCGGCGCGAGACCACGCTCGCGGCGCTCATACGCGTGGGCCTCCTGCAGCTTCAATCGATGCGCGTGCCGGATCACGCTGCCGTGTCCGCGACCGTCGAGGCCGCGCGGCTCGTCGGCGCGCCGCGGGCGAAAGGCCTCGTGAACGCGGTGCTCCGCCGGTTCCTCCGCGAGCGCGCGCAGCTCGACGCGGAGATGGCCGCGCACCCGACGGCCCTCCACAGCCACCCGGCCTGGCTCATCGAGCGGATTCGCGCCGATTGGCCGGACGACTGGCCGGCGATCCTCGACGCGAACAACGCGGCGCCGCCGATGTGGTTGCGCGTGAACCTTGCGCGCACGACCCGCGAGCGCTACCTCGAGCGCCTCGAGGCCGCGGGCCTCCGCGCGGAGCGAGGCCCGCCGCCTCCCGGAGCGCCCGCGGCGATCCTTCTCGCCGAGCCGTTGCCGACGGCGCGGCTCCCGGGGTTCGCCGAAGGGGAGGTGTCGGTGCAGGACGCGTCGGCGCAGCTTGCGGCGGAGCTGCTCGATCTCGCGCCCGGTCAGCGCGTCCTCGACGCGTGCGCGGCGCCGGGCGGCAAGACCGCGCACGCGCTCGAACGGTGCGGCGCGCTCGCAGAGCTCTGGGCGGTGGACCGCGACGCTTCCCGGCTCGACACGGTCCGAGCGACGCTCACTCGGCTCGGGCTCACGGCGAAGGCGAAGCTCGTGCATGGCGACGCGGCGCGGCCCGACGAATGGTGGGACGGCCGGCCGTTCGATCGCGTGCTGCTCGATGCGCCGTGCACCGCCCTCGGCGTGATTCGGCGTCATCCCGACATCAAGCTGCTGCGGAAGCCCGACGACGTCCGGCGCGCCGCCGCGCTGCAAGCCGAGCTCCTCGCCGCCCTGTGGCCGCTGCTTCGGCCCGGCGGCCGGCTCGTGTACGCGACGTGCACGGTGCTGCGGGCGGAGAATGGGGAGCAGATCGAGCGCTTCCTGAGCGCCACGCCGGACGCGGAGATCACGGCCGGCCGGCCCCCTTTCGTCACCCGGCCCGGTGAGGCGAACCGTGACGGCTTCTATTATGCTTGCATAGACAAGCAGCGGATGCTCCCTTTGCGTGGATCAGGCTCGAAGCAATAGCGCTCGTGCGGTGAGCCGTCTCGTCAGCTCGCTGAAGCTCGCCGTCGTCCTGCTGCTCGGCGCCGCGATGCCCGCGATCGGGCAAGACGAGGAGGACCCCGGGCGGTTCGACGTTCGGGCCGCCAACGTCGAGCTCGTCAATGGCGTGTATTTTCTCGACTCCTGGATCGAGCTGCGCTTGCCTTCCGAGGCGAGCGAGGCGCTGCGCTCGGGCGTGCCGCTCACGATCCGGCTCGACGTCGAGATCACTTATCGCCGCCGCTTCTGGTTCGACGCGGACGCCCACTCGCTCGAGCAGCGCTATCAGCTCGACTACCACGCGCTCACGGAGCGGTACGTCGTGTCGAACCTGAACAGCGGCGACCGCACGTCGTTCTCGACGCTGTTCTCCGCGTTGAATTACCTGGGCCGCGTCGAGCACTTGCCGCTGATCGACGCCGCGCTGCTCGAGCCGGGCCGCGATTACCTCGTGCGGCTGCGGGCGGTTCTCGACATGGAGCGCTTCCCGGGCCCGCTGCGGCTCCTGGCCTTCTGGCGCCGTAACTGGGCCATTGCGAGCGATTGGTACGAATGGCGTTTGCGCGAAAAATAAAGCGGGCATTCGTCACGATGCTCCTCGCGTTCGGCGTGCTGCTGTGGCTCGTCGCGCTGCTGCTGTTCTCGCGCGTCGCCGAGAACTCGGACGACTTCGCCCGCCTGCAGAACTGGATCCTGCTGGTCAACTCGATCGGCGTCGCGGTCCTCGTCACGCTGATCGCCGTGAACCTGACGCGGCTGATCCGCGATCTCCGGCGTCACGTGCCGGGCTCGCGGCTGAAGCTGCGGATGATCACGCTGCTCGTCACGCTCGCCGTGACGCCGCTCGTCGTGGTTTACGTGTTCTCGGTGGCGTTCATCAACCGCGGGATCGACAACTGGTTCAACGTCGACGTGGAGCGCGGCCTCGACGACGCGCTCACGTTGAGCCAGACCGCGCTGGACGTGCAGAAGCGCCGCAACCTCGCCGAGCTCGAGCGCATCGCGGCGCGCCTGCCGCGAGACGCGGCGACCGCCGACCTCTTCACGCAGCTCGACACGCTGCGCATCGACAGCGGCGCCGACGAGCTCACGGTCTTCGGCGAGAACACGCGCATCCTCGCTACGAGCTCCGCAAACCCCGGCGTCGCGCCGCCGACGTATCCGACCGAGGAGATGATGATTCAGCTCCGCGAGCGGCGCCCGTACGTGAGCCTCGAGCCGCTCCGCGACGGCCATTACCGGGTGATCGCGGCCGTCTCGCTCGACGACGGGATGCGGCCGGATTCCCGGATCCTGCAAGGGCGCTTCCCCGTGGAGCCGCGTCTGTCCGCCCTCGCGAACTCCGTGCAGGAGAGCTACAACCAGTACTCGGAGCTGTCCTTCCTGCGCACGGCCCTGAAGTACAGCTTCACGCTGACTCTGAGCCTCGTGCTGTTGATCTCGGTGCTCGCGTCCGTCTACGGCGCGTTCACGTCGGCCCGGCGTCTCGTCGGGCCGATCCAGCAGCTGATGCAGGGCACACGCGCGGTGGCCCGCGGGGACTTCGACACGAAGCTTCCCGTCCCGGCCCGCGACGAGATCGGGTTCCTGATCAACTCGTTCAACGACATGACCCAGCGCCTCGCGGAGGCGCGGCAGCATGCGCGCTCGAGCGAGCAGAAGGTCGAAAGCGAGCGCCGCCGGCTCGAGGTGATCCTAGCGAGGCTCTCCACGGGCGTCGTGGCCCTCGAGCCCGACATGCGTGTCCGGACGGCGAACGCCGCCGCCGGGATCATCCTGAACATCGACCTCGAGGCGCACGTCGGCGACTCGCTCGTCGAGCTCGCGAAAACGCATCCGCTGCTCGGGCAGTTCCTCGAGGTCAGCGCCGCGAAGCTGGCCGAGGGCAAGAGCGAATGGCGCGAGCAGATCGTGCTCCGCGGCGACGTCGGGCGGCGCGTGCTGATGTGCGCGTGCACGGCGCTGCCCGGCGAGGCCGAGACGCCGAACGGATACGTGGTCGTCTTCGACGACATCACGGCGCTCCTTCAGGCCCAGCGGGATGCGGCCTGGGGCGAGGTCGCGCGCCGCCTCGCGCACGAGATCAAGAATCCGCTGACGCCGATCCAGCTCTCGGCCGAGCGGCTGCGGCGCCGTTATCTGACGTCCGAGGACGGCGGGCTCGACCTCCTCGACCGGGCGACGCGGACGATCATCCAGCAGGTCGAGGCGATGAAGGAGATGGTCAACGCCTTCAGCCAATACGCCCGCACGCCCGACGTCGAGCTCTCGCGCTTCGATCTGAACGAGCTGATCTCCGAGGTCACCGAGCTTTATCGCTCGCCCGAGAATCCGGTCACGATCAAGCTCTCGTTCGACGCTAATTTGCCGAAGATAGAGGCAGATGCCGGCAGAATGCGGCAGGTCTTTCACAACTTGATGCGCAATGCGCTCGAGGCGATGGAGCGCCAGAGCGACGCGCGGGTGGACATCTCGACCCGTTACGTGCTCCGCGGCGGCACGGACGCCGTCGAGATCAAGGTGGCCGACAACGGGCCGGGCTTCGGCGCGGACATCCTCCCACAGGCCTTCGAGCCGTACGTGACCGGCAAGGTCAAGGGAACGGGGCTGGGGCTCGCGATCGTGAAGAAGCTGATCGAAGATCACGGGGGCGAGATCAAGGCCGCCAACCGCGAGCACGGGGGAGCGGAGATCAGTATACTGCTTCCGATATCCGGCGAGGCAGGCGGCTCGGCGGGCCTTCACGGCGGCGAGAATAGGAGGGAGCGCGCATGAAAAATGCGCGGATCTTGGTTGTCGACGATGAAGCGAACATCCGCGCGCTGCTGGACGAGATCCTCAGCGAGGAAGGCTACGACGTCACCACCGCCGCCGATGCCGAGGAAGCCCGCCAGGCGCGCAAGCAGAGCGCCTACGACCTGATCCTGCTCGACATCTGGATGCCCGACACCGACGGCATCTCGCTCCTGAAGGAGTGGTCCGAAAGCGAGGCGTTGGGGCCCGTCGTGATGATGTCCGGGCACGGCACCGTCGACGCGGCCGTCGAGGCCACGCGTCTCGGCGCCGTCGATTTCATCGAGAAGCCGGTCTCCCTCGCGAAGCTGTTGCGCGTCGTGCAGTCCGCGCTCGCGGACCGGCGTGCGTCGGCGCGCCGCCGGAGCCTCGTCCCGCCGATGCTCGCGCCGGTCGGGAAGAGCCAGACGATGCGGCGGCTCCGGGAGCAGGTCGCGCGCGTCGCGCATCACGATGCGCATGCGCTCTTCACCGGCGAGCCGGGCAGCGGGCGCGAGGTCTTCGCGCGCTTCCTCGCGAGTCGCAGCGATCGGGCGCCGGGCCCGTTCGTGACCGTCATGGGCAGCGCGCTGTCGGAGGGCGGCTACCGGGCGCAGCTGCTCGGCGAGCCGGGGCAGCCCGGCGTGCTGAAGCGTGCGGCCGGCGGCCTGCTGTTCATCAACGAGATTCAAAACATGTCGCCCGCGGCGCAGCAGCAGCTGCTCGCGGTGCTCGAGCAAGGCGAGTTCCGCGCGGACGACACCGGGACGACGCACACCCTCGACGCCCGCATCCTCGCGAGCGCGCCGCCCGGCTTCGAGCGTAGCGACGAGTTCAACCGCGAGCTTTTGTCACACCTGTCGGTGATCGTGATTCGCGTGCCGCCGCTCCGCGAGTACTCCGAGGACGTGCCGGAGCTGCTGCGCTACCACGTGGACGCGTTCGTCGACTCCGAGAGCCTGCCGCTCCGCCGCTTCAGCGTCGCGGCGCAGAATCGGCTGCGGAATTATCCGTGGCCGGGAAACGTCCGCGAGCTCAAGAATCTCGTGAAGCGCCTGCTGATCCTGGACGGCAACGAGACGATCGAGCTCGAGGAGGTCGAGGCGCAGCTCGTCACGAACACACCGCAGAGCGAGCCGCTCGTGAAGCAGGATTTGCTCGCGATGCCGCTGCGCGAGGCGCGTGAGCACTTCGAGCGCGCTTATCTGCAGCAGCAGCTCTTGCTGTGCGGCGGCAAGGTCGGCCAGCTCGCGAAGCGCGTCGGCATGGAGCGCACGCACCTCTACCGCAAGCTCCGGTCCCTCGGCGTCGACTTCCGGCAGGCGCTGACGGACGAGTAGAACCAAAAAAAGGTGTCAGACACCTTTTTCCGGGTGAAAAGGTGTCTGACACCTTTTTTATTCGCTCACCTTCATCGTCAAGCTCTCGACGCCCGCGCGCTCGAGGTCGTTGCGGATGCGGTTCAGCTCGTCGAGGTCGGAGATCGGCCCCACGCGCACGCGGTGAAACTCGTCGTCGTCGATCGTGACCCGCTGGATCCGCGACTCGATGCCGAGAAGCGCAAGGCTCGCCTGCATGCGGTCGGCGTCGGCGTGCGATCGGAAGGACCCCGTCTGCAGCACGTAGCTTCCCGGCGTCTCGATCGGCGCGGACGGCGTGGACGGCCCGGAAGCCTCGGTCACCGTTTCGACCTCCGGAATCACGACTTCGTACTCGGGGAGGATCTCGTAGAACTCGAAGCGGGGCCGCCCGTCGTCGGCGGCGCCGGCCGCGGCCTCGCGAACCGGCGCTGACGCCGCGGCGCGGGTATCCGCGGGCCGAGACGCGGCCCGCTCCGGAGCGGCCTGCTCCGGCGCGGGCTCGCGACTCGGCACCGTGCGCGCGGCGGCCGGCGACTGCGCGGGCAGCGCGCCGCTGCGCAGATCGGAGAAGTAGATGCCGGCCGCGACGGCGAGACCCATCGCCAGCCCGACGAGCAGGTACGGCCAGCCGGAGGACCGGGCGCTTCGGGATCTTCGCGAGCGTCTCGTCATAGCTATCGGCGCGGGACGGCCTTGCCGTACACCTCGATCTGCGCCACGTCGGACCAGCCGCCCGGACCGTGACCGCTGCCCGGCATGAGGTCCACGAACCCGACCTCGTCCACTTTGCCGAGATCCGGATGCTCGATCCAGGTGCCCGTCGTCACGGCGCGCTCCGGGTCGAGCTTAAGCCACTTCATGCTCGCGAACGCGAGCTCGCTCTCGAGCCAGCCGATCGTGGATCCGCTCGTTTGATCGCCGACGAGCCAGGTGCCGTCGGCGAGCTTCACGACCGGCCGGATCGCATGCATGCCGGACACCTTCGTGTTCCACTTGATCGACGCGAGCCCGGTGAGGTCGACGTAGTTGTCCTTGTCGCGCAGCGCGGCTCCGCACGGCGTCGTGCAGAGGCCCGTCCAGACGTGCATCGGATTGCCCTTGTTCCCGGGTATTCCCGTGGCTTGGATGTCCGCGGCGCCCGGTCCGATGAGATCGAGCTCGAGATCGGCGTTGCCGACGTTCTGCTGCGTGACGGGCACCTCGGCGGTCTCGACGCTTCCGTCCTTCTTCGTGCCTTGCCGCCAGCTCTCGCTGAAGAAGAGCGGCGGAGGCGGCGTCCGCGGCAGATCGCGCACGGCGGCGTTCGCCGGCCCGGGGGCGCCGGTCTGGCCGTATGCGGCGGCGGCAAAAAGGAGCAGGAGCGATGGGACGGCGGCCCCGACGAGCGCGTGTCGTGACATGAGTGCCTCCTTAGGTGTTCTCTACAGCGCGAGGCTCCGAGCGAGCAGGCGCCGCCGCCGACTATAACTCGCGCCGGCGACGCGGTCAGGCGGCGCGAGGCGGCGGGCTCAGACCTCGAGCGGATCGACGTCGACGGACCAGCGCACGCGCCGCCCCTCGCGCCAATCGCGCGCTTCGGCCATCAGGCGGCCGAGCAACGCGTGCAGCGGGGCTCGCTCCGTGCAGGAGAAGAGGAGCTGCATTCGATAGCGGCCGCCTTTGCGCTCCATCGCTTCCGGCGCCGGGCCGAGAATCTTCACCGCTCCGGGCTTTGCCGCGGCGCTCGCGCGCACGCGGCCGAGGAACTCGGCGACCGGCGGCCGCCGTGCCGCTTCCGCGCGCCACAGTGCGAGATGCGAGAACGGCGGCCATCCCGCCCGCCGCCGCTCCGCGAGCGCGAGCTTCGCGAACTCCGCGTAGCCGTGCGCGAGGAGGCGTGTCAGGAGCGGATGAGTCGGATGATGCGTCTGGATCAGCACCTCGCCCGGCGTGTCCCGCCGTCCCGCCCGCCCCGCCACCTGCACGATCGTCTGCGCGAGACGCTCGCCGCTCCGAAAATCCGTTCCGAAGAGCCCCTGATCCGCGTTCAGCACGCCGACGAGCGTGACGCCGGGAAAGTCGTGCCCTTTCGCGAGCATCTGCGTGCCGACGAGGATGCGCGTCGCGCCGCTTCGAGCGCGTGCGAGCACACTGTCGAGCGTGCCCTTTCTCGACGTGGCGTCGCGATCGAGACGGCCGATGGGCTGGTCCGGGTAGAGCGCATTCAGCTCGTCGTCCACGCGCTGCGTGCCCGCGCCCACCGCAATCCGCTCGCTGCCGCATGCCGCGCAGCCCCAGGTCAAGGGCTTCGTCGCTCCGCAGTGGTGGCAGCGCAGCTCGCCGCTCGCCGCATGCACGGTGAGGCGCGCGTCGCACCGCCGGCACTGCTCGGCCTCGCCGCAGGACGGACAGAACAGGGCCGGCGCGAAGCCGCGGCGATTCAAGAACAGCAGCACCTGCCGGCCGGCTCCGAGATGCGTGTCGATCGCGGCGAGCAGAGGCGCCGACAGACCCCGGCGGCTCGGGTGCCGGGTCATGTCCACGACGCGAACGCAGGGCTCGCCGGCCGCACCGATGCGAGTCGGCATCTCGAGGAGCCGGTACCGCCCGGTCACCGCGTTGTGAAAGCTTTCGAGCGATGGAGTGGCCGACGCGAGCACGACAGGCACGTCGAGGCGGCGCGCGCGCAGCACCGCGAGGTCCCTCGCCGAGTAACGGAAGCCCTGCTGCTGCTTGTACGAGGTGTCGTGCTCCTCGTCGACGACGATCAGGCCCGGGCGCGCGAGCGGCGCGAATACCGCCGAGCGGGTGCCGACGACGACGCCGGCATCGCCCGCGCGCGCTCGCCGCCAAGCTTCGCGGCGCTCGCCGTCGGAGAGGCCGGAGTGCAGGATCGCGAGTCCCTCGCCGAAACGCTCGCGCAATCGCTGCACGAGCTGCGGCGTCAGGCCGATCTCGGGCACGAGGAGGAGCGATTGCCGTCCGGCGGCGAGCTGATCCGCGACGAGGCGCAGAAACACCTCGGTCTTGCCGCTGCCGGTCGCGCCGTGAAGCAGGAATGCGGCGTACGTCCGGCCGCTCGCGCGGACGGCGTCGAGCGCGCTGCGCTGCTCCGGCGTGAGCTCGGGCAGCGCGGGCGAGGAATGCGAATGCGGCGGCGGCGCGGCCGCCGCGGCTTCCTCGATCCAGCCCTTGTCCGCGAGGCGTTTCAGGGTGGCCGGCGCGATCCCAGCGCAGCGCAGCGCTTCCGACGGCAGCGCGCCTGCGGCGAGCAGCGCGAGCGCGTCGGCCTGGCGCGCCGCTTTCGCCCGAACGGCGTCGATCGACTGAGCGCGGCCTTCCGCCGTGAGCCGCCAGCTGCGCGCGGACGCGCCGGCGAGCGGCCGGCCCCGCCGCAGCAGGCCCGGCAGCGCATGGCTCAACACCTCGCCGATCGGGTGGTGGTAGTAGTCGGCCGCCCATCGCAGCGTGGCGAGCAGCTCGGAGGGCAGAAGCGGCTCCGGATCGAGCGCCGCCGAGACGCTCTTCAGCTTCCCGCTCGGCACCGCGGTGCTCTCGGGAAGCTCGAGCACGACGCCGACGCGGCGCCCGCGCCCGAACGGCACGTCGACCCGGCTTCCGGGCGCGGGCGGCGGCGTGTCGCCGGCCCACGCATAGTCGAAGCATTCGGGCAGGGGGACGGGGACGGCGACTCTGAGAAGCGGTCGGGTCATGGCGGGCGCAAGCGCGTGCACGATCTACGATTTCGGCGCGCGGGCGCAAGAGCGCCGCGGCCCGTCGCCGACGAGTGTTGCCGATCCCCCACACCTTCCGTGACCGCGACCACCGCGGCGCGCGGGTCGCAGAAATGCCGCGCTCGACGCCACAAGCAATTGAATGTCGTTCCGAACTCGGAGAAACTTGACTTGTCGGCAACAGCTCGACATGCAGCCATGGAGCGACGAAACCACACGCTGAGCCAGGAAGTGTTGCGAACGGATATCGCAGGCATGCCGCTCGAGTGGGTGGACTACCGCGTCGCGGCGATTCTCTACCACACCGGGCAGGTGGCCTACACCTGCGGGTCGCCGATCTACCGGATCCGCGGCGGTCACAATGCCCGCACCGGATTGCGGAGCTCGATCCAGGTCAGCTCGATCATCGCCACTACCGGCGAAATGCACTCCGCCGCGCGGCGCTCCGCGGATTACGTGCCCCCTCTGAACAATCGCACCTTGTTCCGGCGCGACGCGAATCTTTGCATGTACTGCGGCGTCGTGTTCCGCAGCTCCGAGCTCACGCGCGACCACATCACGCCGCTCAGCCTCGGCGGAACGGACTCGTGGACGAACGTCGTCACCGCATGCCGGCGCTGCAACAATCACAAAGGCGGCCGCACGCCGGAGCAGGCCGACATGCAGCTCGTGGCCGTGCCGTTCACGCCGACGTATGCCGAATACATTTATCTGAAAGGCCGGCGGGTGCTGGCCGATCAGATGGAGTACCTGCTCACGCATTTCCCGCGGACGAGCCCGCTGCATGCGCGGCTGCGGGGCGATCTCGCGCGGGCTGCCTCGTTCAACTAGCCCCCGCGGCCGCCGATGCCGGCCGACGACTCGCTCCTCGCTCTTCGCACGGTCTTGAGGCAATCGGGCCTCGACATCACCGGGGAGCCGCCGTGCGCCGTGGGCGGCGGCAGCATCAGCCGGACCGTGAAGGTCGAGACGACCGCCGGGCCGGTCCTCGTCAAGGTCGAGCCGGCCGCCGGCTTCGACTTGCTCGACGCCGAGGCGGCGGCGCTCGAAGCGTTGCGCGACGCGCGTGCGATCCGCGTGCCCGAAGTCGCGGCGAAAGGCTGCGCGGGCCGTTACGCGTTCCTCGCGATCGAATGGATCGACTTCGGCCGCCCGTCGCCGGCCGCCGAGCGCCGTCTCGGCACGGGCCTCGCGGCGCTCCATCGCGTCACGGCCGGCGACTTCGGCTGGCACCGCGACAACTACATCGGCCGCACGCCGCAGCGCAACGATCGGTCGGGCGACTGGATCGGCTTCTACCGCGAACGGCGCCTGCGCTTTCAGCTCGAGATCGCCCGCCGTAACGGCATCGGCGAGGCGGTTTCGAGCCGCGGCACGGCGCTGCTCGAGAATCTCGAGCGCTTCTTCGACGGCTACCGGCCTGCGCCGAGCCTGCTCCACGGGGATCTGTGGGGCGGCAACTGGGGCGCCGCGGCGGGGGACGAGCCGTGCGTCTTCGACCCGGCCGCGTACTTCGGCGATCGCGAAGCGGACCTCGCGATGACGCGGCTCTTCGGCGGCTTCGGGCCCGAGTTCTACCGCGCGTACGAGGAGGCGTGGCCCCTCGCGGAGGGGTGGGAGCGCCGCGTCGAGCTCTACAACCTCTACCACCTGCTGAATCACTTCAATCTGTTCGGCGGCGGCTACCGGCATCGGGTGGAGGCGACGCTGCGCAGCCTGCTCCGCGGTTGACGGTCGTCGGGCGCGCCCGGCCGCGAAAGCCGCTGCGCGCGGTCAGGCACCGGCCGGCTCTTCCGCGCGGTCGTCCTCGATCAGAAAGAAGCTGACGTCGCCGGGCAGGAACAGCGTGACCGAGCCGCTCGCGTCGGCCGTGATCGGCGCGCCTCGCCGGACCTCGAAGCCCTTCGCGCGAAGATACTCGGTACGGGCGTCGAGCTGACCGGCCCGAAAGGTCAGCGCGCGCGTGAAGCGGCGCGTCTCGTGGAGGCCGAGGACGAGCCCGCGGCCGGCGAGCGTCAGCCACGGATGGGGGGCGTCGCGCCGGGCGACAAAGGAAAGCCCGAGCGCGGTCCAGAAGCGCTCGGCGCGCGCGAGCGAACGGGTCGCGACGCTGAGCTCGACGAACGCGCCGCATGCCGAGACCGTCGTCGCGTGGTCGGCGACGGGCGGAAACGTTCTGGCCTCGAGCAGCAGGATCGGAAGACCGTCGGGATCGCAGAAGCGGACGCGATGGAACTCGTCGTCGCCGAGCTCGGTGCGCTCGAGCTCGATCCCGGCGGCTTCCAGCCTGCGCGCCTGCGCCTTCACATCCGGACGGACGAACGTCGGCACGGGGCCGTCGAGCTCGTTCTCGTGCAAACCGATCGTGAGCCGCCCGTCCGTGGCCGCGGCGTAAGGTTCCGAGACGAAGTCCGCGACCGGGACGCCGCGAAAGCCGAGCGCGGAGTAGGCTTCGACGGCTTCCGCAATCGGGCTCGCCGGCACGGCGAGCTCGAGCAGCTCGCCGATGTCGGGCAAAAGGGGCGCGGCGGCGCGGGCGGCCGTTTCACCGTCAGGACGCTTCGAGCTCATGGAATCCTCACGCTCGCGAATCTGTCAGAATCGCGGTCCCGCTCCGTCGTGAACGGCTTGCCATTTTGCCCTCCGGGACGCTTCGCGGCATCTCGAAGAGGGGTCTCGGGGGAATCGTGGTCGCCGAGCTCGCCGACATCCTGCTTCCGGTCTTCTGCCTCGCGGCCGCAGGGTATGCGTGGCAGCGGCTCGGCGTCCCGTTCGAGCGCGAGTTCGTGACGCGCGTGATCATGAATCTCGCGGGTCCCTGTCTGATCGTCGACAGCCTGTCCGGGCTCGAGCTGCCGCTCGACCTGTTCGCGACGATGGCGGCCGCGTCGGTCGCGATGCTCGCGACGACGCTCGCCGCCGCGTGGCTGCTCTTGAAGGCGCTGCGACTCCCGGTGCGCTCGTACCTGCCCGCCGTCAGCATCGGCAACAACGGCAACCTCGGGCTGCCGCTGTCGCTGCTCGCGTTCGGGCCGGAGGGCCTCGGGCTCGCGGTCGCGGTGTATGTGATCAATTCCGTCGGGCAGTTCACGATGACGCCGATGCTGCAAAGCGGCGTGCCGGTGCTGCGCA
This window of the Gammaproteobacteria bacterium genome carries:
- a CDS encoding HNH endonuclease, whose product is MERRNHTLSQEVLRTDIAGMPLEWVDYRVAAILYHTGQVAYTCGSPIYRIRGGHNARTGLRSSIQVSSIIATTGEMHSAARRSADYVPPLNNRTLFRRDANLCMYCGVVFRSSELTRDHITPLSLGGTDSWTNVVTACRRCNNHKGGRTPEQADMQLVAVPFTPTYAEYIYLKGRRVLADQMEYLLTHFPRTSPLHARLRGDLARAASFN
- a CDS encoding AEC family transporter translates to MVAELADILLPVFCLAAAGYAWQRLGVPFEREFVTRVIMNLAGPCLIVDSLSGLELPLDLFATMAAASVAMLATTLAAAWLLLKALRLPVRSYLPAVSIGNNGNLGLPLSLLAFGPEGLGLAVAVYVINSVGQFTMTPMLQSGVPVLRTLVTTPVIYGAVIGAGLLAGGVSLPDWLAATIGLVGDLMIPLMLLALGHTLGGLRAGRLSLAFGLGAARIALGFGVALATSTVFGLEGTARAVLVLQGAMPAAVFNYLFAARYGRAPDDVAGIVLVSTLLSAVTMPWLVSYTLRLAGA
- a CDS encoding primosomal protein N' codes for the protein MTRPLLRVAVPVPLPECFDYAWAGDTPPPAPGSRVDVPFGRGRRVGVVLELPESTAVPSGKLKSVSAALDPEPLLPSELLATLRWAADYYHHPIGEVLSHALPGLLRRGRPLAGASARSWRLTAEGRAQSIDAVRAKAARQADALALLAAGALPSEALRCAGIAPATLKRLADKGWIEEAAAAAPPPHSHSSPALPELTPEQRSALDAVRASGRTYAAFLLHGATGSGKTEVFLRLVADQLAAGRQSLLLVPEIGLTPQLVQRLRERFGEGLAILHSGLSDGERREAWRRARAGDAGVVVGTRSAVFAPLARPGLIVVDEEHDTSYKQQQGFRYSARDLAVLRARRLDVPVVLASATPSLESFHNAVTGRYRLLEMPTRIGAAGEPCVRVVDMTRHPSRRGLSAPLLAAIDTHLGAGRQVLLFLNRRGFAPALFCPSCGEAEQCRRCDARLTVHAASGELRCHHCGATKPLTWGCAACGSERIAVGAGTQRVDDELNALYPDQPIGRLDRDATSRKGTLDSVLARARSGATRILVGTQMLAKGHDFPGVTLVGVLNADQGLFGTDFRSGERLAQTIVQVAGRAGRRDTPGEVLIQTHHPTHPLLTRLLAHGYAEFAKLALAERRRAGWPPFSHLALWRAEAARRPPVAEFLGRVRASAAAKPGAVKILGPAPEAMERKGGRYRMQLLFSCTERAPLHALLGRLMAEARDWREGRRVRWSVDVDPLEV
- a CDS encoding fructosamine kinase family protein, which gives rise to MPADDSLLALRTVLRQSGLDITGEPPCAVGGGSISRTVKVETTAGPVLVKVEPAAGFDLLDAEAAALEALRDARAIRVPEVAAKGCAGRYAFLAIEWIDFGRPSPAAERRLGTGLAALHRVTAGDFGWHRDNYIGRTPQRNDRSGDWIGFYRERRLRFQLEIARRNGIGEAVSSRGTALLENLERFFDGYRPAPSLLHGDLWGGNWGAAAGDEPCVFDPAAYFGDREADLAMTRLFGGFGPEFYRAYEEAWPLAEGWERRVELYNLYHLLNHFNLFGGGYRHRVEATLRSLLRG